From one Solanum lycopersicum chromosome 12, SLM_r2.1 genomic stretch:
- the LOC101250373 gene encoding GPI-anchored protein LLG1-like, giving the protein MQWRYYCSCFILLLFFSLLHGALTSISISDRIFVYPISTGRNLLQAKDACPVSFEFQNYTIITSQCKPPRYPGKQCCDAFLQFACPFVESLNNQSNDCISVMHGYINQYGHYPTGLFASVCKGTQQGLPCPALAPSQSADRDDTSSSQINCKLSLVYSFATTFMGILMLMLLF; this is encoded by the exons ATGCAGTGGAGATATTATTGCTCTTGTTTtatcctacttttatttttctctcttctaCATGGAGCCTTGACTTCAATTTCTATAtcag ATAGAATTTTTGTGTACCCAATTTCAACTGGGAGAAATCTTCTTCAGGCTAAGGATG CTTGTCCTGTTAGCTTTGAGTTTCAGAACTACACTATCATCACTAGCCAATGCAAGCCACCACGATACCCAGGCAAACAATGTTGCGATGCTTTTTTACAGTTTGCTTGTCCTTTCGTCGAAAGTCTGAATAATCAATCAAATGACTGTATCTCTGTAATGCACGGTTACATCAATCAGTATGGACATTACCCAACTGGTCTTTTTGCCAGTGTGTGCAAAGGTACACAGCAAGGTCTGCCTTGTCCTGCATTAGCACCATCACAATCAGCTGATCGCGATGATACTAGTAGCAGCCAGATAAACTGTAAACTATCACTAGTTTACAGTTTTGCCACAACTTTTATGGGGAtcttgatgttgatgttgctTTTCTGA
- the LOC104644862 gene encoding agamous-like MADS-box protein AGL90 produces the protein MARKRLRDARNYSENVRNSILDLRETSLFKKAEELSILCDIEVAIIIFRPGKIQPIAWKSASLAQDVLTRYLSFVEFKRLEKLVTHEEYLQKKVDKKEEQISKLQKLNEAKEMEILFNELVEGKSINELDAREMKGLLKVFAAKMAKLDERKKELNQPPNPPSNKENITLSANPMEESFNDPVFIHTIATLGDGSGIEPAPKEGNDVNVEDDGHYKDLD, from the coding sequence ATGGCTAGAAAAAGGCTCAGAGATGCTAGGAACTACAGTGAAAATGTGAGAAACTCCATCTTAGATCTAAGAGAAACAAGTTTGTTCAAGAAAGCCGAAGAGCTTTCTATCTTGTGTGACATAGAAGTCgccataattatttttaggcCAGGAAAAATCCAACCTATTGCTTGGAAATCCGCAAGTCTGGCTCAGGATGTCTTGACGAGGTATTTAAGCTTTGTTGAGTTCAAAAGGCTTGAAAAGTTGGTCACACATGAAGAATATCTTCAAAAGAAAGTtgataaaaaagaagaacaaattaGCAAATTACAGAAACTGAATGaggcaaaagaaatggaaatccTCTTCAACGAACTAGTGGAGGGAAAAAGTATTAATGAACTTGATGCTAGAGAAATGAAAGGTTTGCTAAAGGTGTTTGCTGCAAAAATGGCTAAACttgatgaaagaaagaaagaactaAACCAGCCTCCAAATCCTCCGTCCAACAAAGAAAACATTACCTTATCAGCAAATCCAATGGAAGAGTCATTCAATGACCCGGTGTTTATTCATACTATAGCTACATTAGGGGATGGAAGCGGTATAGAGCCTGCACCTAAAGAAGGCAATGACGTCAATGTTGAAGATGATGGACATTACAAGGACCTCGATTGA